A segment of the Bos taurus isolate L1 Dominette 01449 registration number 42190680 breed Hereford chromosome 19, ARS-UCD2.0, whole genome shotgun sequence genome:
GTCAGACGAACAGTCCATGGAGAACGGGGCTTTCCTCCAGGACACCACCCTTGGAATAAGGAAGCGGCCACTTGCTCTTGTACAGACCCATGTGTTCTCTACACAATCTACAGCCCAACGTGTGTTGTATGTTACTGACTTGGAACTAAGGGAGAGAAAATAAGACgagtatatttgtatattatttacTTAAAGAGATGTTTCCTAAGAAGTGAAGTAAGGGAAAACTACAGTACTAACGTGACACTGTGCTTAGAAACATATTGTTTCACACGTggcttggtggctcaggtggcaaagaatctgtgggagacctgggtttgatccctgggcagggaagatcccctggagaagggaatggcaactcagtccactactcttgcttggagaattccatggacagaggagcctggcaggctacagttcgtagagttgcaaagagtcagacatgactgagtgactaacactttaaacaCATGAGGAGGACAATATATAAAGAAAGACGTACGGAGACCCTCCCCCAGCCTGCAGATGTCACCAGGAAAGACACATTCCTCATAGGATTCCTCATACAGGAATCCTGCAGATAGCCGCAATCTGCCTGTGGAATCAGTGAGCACTTGGGAAATGCTGATCACCACGACTCTAACCCAGTTATGGTGACGCCTGTTACATGACCAGGTCAGCATTCAGGAGGCTAGGACACCACAGCAAACGCGTCAGATCTGTCTCTGCCCTTCTCTGGGGCACTTTGCTTAAGCAGAACATTCAGAATCTAGCCTTTTCTTGCTGACTTGGGCAGCACGGTAAACATAAGCTGGGGAGGGGATGGCGGCAGCCCACTAAGATACCCTACTGGTGAAACCTAAGGGTCTATCGAGGATTTGGTAGCTGCACCCATGGTTCCCCTGCAGAGTTCGCAGGCAAAGTCCCCAGATCGCCTTCAAATGCCTCACCGCCCCACGAGGGTTTAACCTATCAGCCCACACAGTGGCCTTTATGGGACTTCACGTGCCCTCTGTTAACACACTGTCGGGGGCTTTGGCTACCACTGGAGCCATCGCTGTGAGTGTTGCTCACTCTCTTGCTGCCCCTCCCAGTGAAGTCACAGCACAGGAGATCTTTTCCCTCTGCTGCTGTGGAGGCAGTACTCAGTGCCCGCCTGGGGGCAAACCCACTCGCAGCGATGCCGCTGTCAAGCTCACATTTCACGACGGAATCCACAGAAACATCACGAAGACTGACGAGAACGGTGAAGGCCTAGTGGGTCAGGTGTTGCCTGGCCCGTCAGCCCCACCACCCGcctggctcaaaaaaaaaaaaagacgatgAAAAGAGAAAGGTAGGAAAGAAccaccaggaaagaaaaaagaaacggATTGGATTTTGTTCCAAAATTTTGTAAGGATTTTGTTCTTCCTGTTTTTTCGGAGGGATGGGAATGGAATAGAAACACATAAAATGAAGACATCCATTTCTCTTCAATACTGTCCTGGAGGGACAGCCAGGAAAATTAAGGCAAGAAAGTGAACTAAAAGGCATCCAGGTTGGGAAGAAGTAAAAATATCTCTATTTGTCATGACATGATCTTGCATATTGAAAATCCTAAGGGTTCCACCAAAAACCTACTAGAACTAATATATAAGTTcagcataccaaaaaaaaaacccacaaaactatTGTGTTTTTATACACTTGTTAACCCGAATAACCTGAAattgaaattaaggaaaaaacctctttacaatagcatcaaaaagaataaaataataataaacaagtgTAAAACTTATAtgttgaaaactacaaaattttttgaaaggaattaatgaataaatgaaaatatacctGTGTTCATGGATCATAAGACTTAATATTTCTAAGATGGGAGCACTCCCCAAACTGATCTACAGATCCAAAAAAATTCCCATCAAAATCTCACCTGACTTCTTATCAGAAATTAAAaggctgatcctaaaattcatatggaaattcaaGGGACCCAGAATAGTAAACCcaattctgaaaaagaacaaagttagaggaTTCACACTTACAATTTTGAAACttgctacaaagctacaataaggGCATAGTGGTAGACATAGACAAATAGGGTAGAATTGAGTGGCTGGAAAAAAACTCTCACATTTGGTCAATTGATATTTGACAAAGGTGTCAAGGATTCAACGGGGGAAATAACTGTCTTTTCAAATGGTACTGAAATAACTGGAAAAGAGTCAGTCAACTTCCACATTAAAGGAAGACAAATGTGTTCATCTTCTTAAAAAAccacttctaaaaaaaaaaaatccaagtgtaaaagaatgaagttggactcccaaccaaatacatataaaaaaattaactcaaaatcgGTCAAAGATCTAAGTGTAAGAGCTAAACTattaaactcttaaaagaaaatgcagaaataaatcttcatgaccctAGATTAGGTAATGGTATCTTAGATATGACCCCAAAAGcccaagcaacaaaagaaaaaataaactggatTTCATcaggattaaaaaacacttgtgTTTGAAAGGATACTATTAAACatgtaaaaagaaaatccatagaACAGGAGGAAATTTTTGCAAATCTTACGTCTGATCAGAGTGTAGGATTAAGAATATATAAAAGAGGGACATGCCTGGGGATCCAGCGGTTAAGAGGCAGTTTCACTGCCACGGACCCAGGCTCGATCACTGGtcgggaactaaggtcccacgaGCAATGTGGTGCAGGaaaaaacaatatataaagaactcttgtaactcaataattaaaaaaaaacaaatccaattaaaatatgggtaaaaagatctaaacagacatttctcccaagaagaggTACAAATGGCCActaagcacaagaaaagatgctcaacatcatcggtcattatgaaaatacaaatcaaaaccatgctGAGATAACACTTGAGGATGGctataatgaaaaaaaacaagaacGAGCTAGGGCTAGGCAGGACGTGGGCAGAGTAGAGCCCTCACATCTGCTGCTGGGGGTAAAGATGGTACAGCCACTTAGGAAAACAAGCATTGCTTCCTCCAACGGCCAAACGTAAGAGTCATTACATGACCCAGAGTGAAATCACTCTAGGtttatacccaagagaaatgtcTACACAAAAATGTGTACAGAAATATTCACAGGAGCATCATTCATAAAAGTGAATAAATGGAAAGAACGCAAATGTTCATCAGGTGCTGCACAGATAAGATGTGGTCCatctatacacaatggaacattactcaaccacaaaaagaaatgaagtactgatacacactacaacatggatgaacctcaaaaacaccACACTTAGAAGCCAgaccggagaaggcaacagcaccctactccagtactcttgcctggaaaatcccatggacggaagagccttaaaggctgcaatccatggggtcgccgagggccagacacgactgagcgacttcactttcacttttcactttcatgcactgaagaaggaaatggcaacccactccagtgttcttgcctggagaatcccagggacgggggagcctggtgggctgccgtctatggggtcgcccagagtcggaaacgactgaactgacttagcagcttagcagcaagcCAGACACAAGGTCGTTCATCGTGTGACTCCATTTATGTGCAGTGTCCAGAATGGGCAAATGCAGAGAGGCAGAAAGCCgatcagtggctgccaggggctgggggggagGAGAGCGGGGAAGAGGGCACTAGTTAGAGGGCACAGGGTTTCCTCAGAGATGATGGGACTGTTCTAAAGCtgactgtggtgatggctgcaccaCTCTGGGAGCGTAATACAAATGACTGAACTGCACACTCAGTGAAGTTTTTACcacaaaaaacccacaaagcGCAGCCCACTCTTCGCGGGTCACAGTGCCGAGTGCCTCCCATCCACAGCACAGCTCCCGTGGTCCTCATTCCCTGCGCCCTTACTCTTTTGAGCTCATTTCAGAACTCTGGCTTCTTAAGGAGCACTTACGCCGCAAGCCAGATGAGAGGACAGAGTCCTCACACCCATTAAATGTCTTCCCTAGATTAGCGTGCGCCTCCCTCAGGTACAGGTGTGAAAGAACACATCTGCCTTCTGACACTAGTCCAGGACTCCTCAGGGACAAGGTGGCGAGTGGCGAGAGCAGCCCCAGaggccccccagcccccagcctgagACCTGGTCCTTGGGGAGGCCTGGGCACCAGTGATTGGGCGGGCCTGTGTGTGGGAAGTCACTCTGTAAAGCTGGGGTTCAGGGGGTGGGGAAATTGACTAAGGGAGAAAGATCCGGAGTGTTCCCACTTTCTGAGTGCCCCAGACACATAGCCTCAAGGATGCTGGGGATCAAGGAAAGCGTGAGGCGCATGCCAAGGTGGCAGCTGTCCCGGCTAAGGGGCGTTAAGTGTCCACAGAGGAGGCCAAGGCTGGGTGTCGAGGCTTTGCCTGGGGCCACAGGCCAGCTCCACCCGGGTCCAGGCCCAGCTCTACCTGCTGACCTGCTGCCCCAACCCCAGTGGCTAAGCATCAGCAGAGATGGAAGGCGTGGTGGGGTCTCCTGCTGAGTCATCTGGCTCCGTGCCTCTTCTGGGAAGGCAAAGGCCCTGTGTTGTCATGACAGTTCTCTGACATCCCCAAGTTCTCTACATGAGCAGGCAGGGGGGCACCAGGAGATCCCATGGGGCAGCAGTGGGTAGGTGGCAGGGCAACCCTGTCCCAGGAGTACCCTCACCCAGCCCGAGGTGCCCTCTGACCCCCAATTCCCCATCCCTTGCTTTCCTACTTTCCACATTGCCTGATCACAAACATGCCTCCAGCCAAATGGTCCCACTGCCTGGGTCCTTTTCCCTACTGTCCTGCTCTCTTTTCTGGATGCCAGGCTTGCCGGCTTCCTAGGAAGTCCCCTTTGTGGTCAAATGGGCCTCGTGGCTCCCCCTTAACGCCTCTCCCACCCACCAGGCACGGCGGCTCTCAGGCCCTCTGTGGGTGGTTCGCTTTGGCCTCCCCTTCTCCAACccccccaccaggccccactgagCTTGGGCAGGATACCAGCTCTGCCCCCCGATTTTGCACCCTACCGTGACTGACTTGTCacggtcagggtcagggtcagggtcacaCAGTTGGTGCTTTAAGACCAAGGCTCAGCGCTTAGCAGGAGGATGTCTCATCCTGGCAGGAGGGACTCCCCTGACCCAACACCTACATGGGGGGCCTAAGAGCCAGGCGACCTCCAAGGCTGGAGCCCCGGAGTCAGCTGGGTTTCagagcagggcttccctgtgTCCACTGGAtaaatttttacaaagaaaaaggcAGTTTGCTAGGTACGTGACATCTTGCATGTTGGTGGTGAAAGGatggggcttctcttgtcgtTCCAGACAAGGGGACCTCTTGAGCAGTCCAGGAGGCTGGTCATGACCTTCCCAGTGGTTCCCACGGAGCCGAGCCACACACGCCCACAGGCAAGTTCTCCAAGCGCTCACCGGGCGGGGGTCAGAGCCCAAAGGCCCACCACAGAGCCCCCGGTGATGAAACCGTCAAGGAGGTGGGGAATCGCACCAACGGCGGCCCTCACAGACCTCCCTGAGTTCTGCGTGCTAGGAGacagagggaaagggaaggggtCCACCCTGCTGGGGTGAGGAAGGGCGGTCTGGAGGGGCCGGCCCTCCTTGCACACCCTCCCCTGGCCTGGGACCCACTGCTGCAGAGGGGACAGGtcactgggggcaggaggggcaggGTCTGCTTCCTTTCTCTATCAGAACTGTCCGCAGGATCCCCACAGTTCCAAAACCAAGTGGGCGGGGCCCAACAGACAGACTGGCACTGGCCAAACCAGTTTCTGGCAAAATCCTGAAACTGGCTGGCAGAGAGCCCCCTCCTGGCTGAGGCAGGCATTGCACCTGGTAAGCGTGCTTTCACATGAAGACTGTCCCCTCAAAACCGGGGTCTCTAGCTCCTCTTGAAGAACCCCAGACCTGGCAACTTGTCTTCATCCTACTGTGCCCTCTGAGTGGAGGGCATGGAGGTCCCCTGAGGTAGAACACCCACCTCTCCCTCCTTGCTGTTGCCTGCTTGCTCCCTGGGGCATCTGGCCTCCCACCCTAGACACAAGACTCTAACCCAGACCCCCTCACCCTGGAGACACTAAACTGCACAACCTCCCGGCCACCTGCCATGGGAGGGACACGAAGGGTCTCTCCCCTTGAAAGAAGAGAAACCACTAGCATCCCTTTTAAGGGAGGAAGGGCCAGAGTACCACCCTGCACCTTGCTGCAGAGGTGACTGCCAGAGCCCAGAGCCCCGGCCTGCTTTCCACCCACAGCTGGGCAGGGCTAGAAGCGCACCAGCTCCTGAGTCCCCAGGCCCCGTGTGGCACTGACCAACCAAGTGTCCTGAAGTATCCCGGGAGGGTCAAGGGGCCATGTGCCAGGACCAGAGACAGGAGCCACACTAACTCCGCCAGGCCCTTCCACAGACCCCAGTCCACGAGGCGGCAGGCTGTATGGGCATCAGCTTTAATATGGGGCTGGCCTGTCTGGGGGCTAGGAGGGTCCACTTTGTTTTCTTGTTGGGAGCGAAATCTCAATGAGATTGTCTTAATTCCAAAACGAATCGTGAATTAGGGAAGGCATTTCCATCCTTCCCAGTCTCTGCTTGGCTGCTGACAGCTCGGGAAGCCTTGGCTGGACCTGCTGGCCATCCTGGAATGTCCGTCCTGGCAGGACTGGGCCTCGGTGTAAGGCCCCAGAGAGGGGGGTGCGGGCAGAGCTCCGAGAGTCAGCAATCCAGCAGGCATGTGCCCCTCCTGATCCACCACCCCCAAACGCCAACACACAAGCAGAGAGGTTTACACCCCCAAATCTGCATGGAAAGTAGGCATATCAGGGAGCCAGACTGAGCCAAGGATCCCTTAGCCAAAGCCCTCGTGAGCTAATGAGAGCAGCAGGAAGAAGGGGAAGGGTGGGGCGGGGTCTGAGGTGCCTTGAACGGAAGACAGCGCTGTGGAGACACTGGCTCGTGGAGCCTCACGATCCGGGTCGGGCGGTGTGACCAGCACCAGGAGCGTCGAGCCTGGCCGTGGCCTGTGGGAAGCACAGCTTCAGAAGCTGCGTTTGGCTGGAGGATCTGAATGTTGCCATTTAATCCAGAAATGAGAGCAGGACAGCAGGGCCAGGGCAACGCTCCGCAGAGTCAACCCGACTGGGAGCCCTGTGTGTGCTGCGCCGCTCCGTCAGCACCTGGCCTGCCTGGCCTGGCGCCCGCCTCCTGGGAGCCCGGTCAGGGCTGGCCACGCACCCAAACTGCGGGCCCCAGTCCTCCAAAGTCCCCGAGAGTCCCATGCGAGAGGGCTGCATTACGAGGCTGCCACCAGTTCTGCCTGCCTGGGCCTGGCTTTGACGGGGACTTTCTCTgtggaggaaacagagagatgTCTGTGGCGTACAGAACACCCCACAGGCAGGAACTTCCCGAAAAGGACAAGAGGCGGCAAGGAGCCAGTTCAGGGCTCGGTGCTCTGGGAGGAACGGGTGCAGCTCCAGGGAAGGCGAGGCATACACAGAAGCCGGGGGGCTGGCAGAGAGCAGGCACTGGGCGCGGGCACTCGGGACAGCGCAGCGGCAGGCGTGCACCCTCCCACGGACCCCAGAGGGAGGCCAAGGAGCAGCGAGCCGAAGAGGAATCACGAAGGCGGATTTCTGAAGGTGCTAGCGATGCCCCACGGAAGGTCGTCCCAGTGACGAATCAAGGACGCTGGTCCTGGGCTGGACCCGGAAGAGCCCGCACAGCTAAATGTGCCCTTTCCTGATGCTTTGGGACTCGCCTCTCTAAATGGGGTTTGGCTCTTATGAGGCTACCCAAACCCCTCAGAGGTCTGGGCCCAACCCCAGGGCGAGGCTGCACTCTGCATGAGGTGGTGCCATCGAGCACCCAGCAGGGAGGTGGGACCTGAACCTCACCAAGGAGGAAGGGCAGGGCCCAGCGGCCGGGAGATCATGATTTGCTCTAGGAGGCACCGTTCTCCAAAGGACATAACAAGGTGGGTACCTGGGATCTTCTCAGGAAGGGGCTCTGAAGGAACCGCTGGCAGCTCTATCTGTTCCTGCGGGAGACAGAGGGTAAAGGCCGTGAGACACTCCCGCCCCATCCTTGTCCCGGGAAGGACAGCATCCCGTCCACCTGGCTGCTCTCAGCGGAGTTTAGACGGCACGTGACGCCGCAGCATGCACACCCTTGGCTTCTGGCGTTTCTGTCACTCAGATCGGTGGCCACAAAAGGTGGCTGCTCCCAATGACCCGGAGCCTGAGGGGTTCCCCGCCCAGAGTTCTGTTCTGAGTCTGGGCTGAGGGCTTTGGAGCAGGCGCCCAGGCAGGTCAGGGGCCACGGTGGTGCCCCAGCTTGGTGTGGTGGTGCCCGGGTTGGTTCCTGGGTACGGAACCACAGAGCACGGGTCTGCCTCTCGGGGCTCGGGAGGTGAGTCAGTGGGCAGGTGCACGTGGGGCCCCTCAGGCGGCGAGCAACAGCGCTCAGGACCTGCTTTCCTGTGGCCAATGGCCAGCGGGGTGGCAGGCTGGTGGGCACGGCGTGAATATGGCTCGCTGAGGCAGGGGCCCCCAGAGATGGAGACGTCCTCTGAGGGAGCAGACTCAGGGTCTGAAGAGACGGCTGACCAGTTAGAGGGCTCCAGGCTGACACGTGGCAGTGACAGCGAGAGACCCACCACAAGAGGGAAAGAGCACCCGTTTGATCTAAACCCCACCACTGCCCACTGGAGAGAAAGGGGCCGAGGGAGCTAGGCGAGCCAGCCTTTCGCCTGTGCACCGGGCTCACTCTCAGACTTGCCACAACTGGTGGGCAACCTGCAAAACGTTCTTTCCAGGCCAGTCCCGCCCTGTGGCCAGCCAGGCGACGGGGAGAAGGGGCTTCGGCTTAGAACAAATGCCAGCTGTCTTAAGGAATAAGTAAAACCAGCTGTAAAACCAGGGCTGTGGGCTCAAGAGAAACTCAAGGCAGGTGCTTGCGGAGGCCAGTGAGCAGAGGCCTCCTGGAGGCCCCTCCACCGGAGCCTGCGTCAGTCCCGGCGCTCCTGTTACCTGAGTGATGGCGTCCAGCTCCTCCAGGATGGCATCTTCATCCTCCTGAGTGAAGCTTCCTGCCAACAGCTCATCTATTTGCTGCAAAAGGAGGAGCAAAGGTGAAGAACATGgctgggccaggggtgggggtcgAGGTGCCCCCTCACGGAGGAAGGAGACAGCCCCGGCCCAAGGCTGCTCTCCCTTGAACGAAGGCAGGCAGCCCCGTGTGGCGTGGGAAGGCCTGGCCCTCACGGGCAGGGCTGGCCGCTGGCCACCACACTCCCTGGCTGCCAGACAGCAGCCCCGACATGGCGACACGTACCCGCTGGTAGTCCACGGCCTCCTGCGTCTCGTCCAGTATCCGCTCCACCTCCTCTATGGACATCACCTGATTGGTTACAAGTTTTTGAGTCTTGTCAGTGAAGCATGTGACAGAACCCCCTTCGTGAAGcccacctgcattggcagctcaCACAGCCTTGCCCCTCTGTTCTTGTTTAAAGGAAGCCACGCCAAGTGGGATATGGTTATTTATGTCCATAAGTAACAGCTTTGGTTATTTATGTCCCCGGTAGGGCCTGTCTACACAGGCATGGAGCTGTTAGACCAGTCTTTTCAGAAGCCTCAGCTGACCTTCTCAGACCCCTACTGGCCCTTCTCAGTGGACCTTCTGGCACCCAGATCAACCCTAGCAGTAGTAACAAATATAAAGTTTTCTCTGGCCACATGACTTGATTTGTTTTGGGTTCAAAGCAACACCTTTGCTTGACTGGTCCCCACACTGGACATTCAGAAAGGCAACGTAACCTCAGCTCTCTGCCCAGCCCCACCTACCATCCACTCATCGGGAACGAGATGAGGTGAGGCTGGGGCGTGGCCTCTCTGCACCTCACTTCTCCTTTCACCATCCACCTCTGTGCTGCTTCCTGAGACAGGGCtctgttcacctcctccagggagtcctcTGATTAGTTCACCACACCCCTCCCCGACTCTGAAGAGGCTATCCCTCTGGTCACGCTTAGAATCTCTGGATCCAAGTTGTAGCTGGAGTCCCTATTCTCGGGTCAATATTCCTGAGCTTGTCTGTCTTACTAAATGGTCAGCCTCTCCTCGTAATGACTGACTTTCCCTCGTGCCCAACGGCCTGGGTGCAGCTGTGGCCTCAGGGACAAGCCCCCTCCTTGGTCCACTAGGctccccctcctctctgcccccagCCTGCCAAGACTTACCTGGTGCATCTTATTCAGACACTCATTTCCAATCTTCAGCCCCTCGATCACTTTCATTTCAATCTGGGTGAACTCAATACTCTGGACCTGAGGAGGAGACCTGTGTAGTCAGAGGCCCGCCTTCTCTGCCGCCTCACGCAGACCCACGATGGGAGTTAGGACCACACTGTCCCGAAGACTGACGTTCTCTGGCCTCctcttccctgtcctttcctGGTGCCCTGACCACCAGCTGGGCGGGACTGAGAGGGCCTGGGAAGAATCTCTTATCAGACTGCTTATAACAGCAAAACTGTTAGTAAATGAGCACAACCCGAGCGCTGCGCCCTGAACCCAGGTTGCCTGGGAGCCTCCTGCAGATCTTAACACCTCTTCAGTCACTGGGGCAGAACCGGCCCCCTATCCCCACCACCCAGAAGCGGCCTAGCCCCCCAACCACAATCCTGCAGCAGCCAAACTGCCCCAGACCCTTAAGAATATCAGGCTCCCAGTAAAGCTTCTCCTTTGCCTCCAGGCCTGACCCATTCCATAGCCTCTGGCTGAGGGTCCAGGAAAGGAAAATGGTGGGTTTCAGTTCTCTGAGGGGCCTCTGGCCTGCATTGCCCAAACCCGACCCCCACTAGGCCTACCATGGTCTCCAGGCTGGTGATCTGGTTTTCTGTCTTGTCCAGGAGCTGCTCCCGGTATCGCTTCTTCTTGAGCAGCAGCTTGGCCCGTCTGCAAAGGGGACCCAGCAGTCACAGCCTTTGGATGTCCTGGCCCAGCACCGACCAGCCTCCCCGGCCTACCCCACGCCCTGCTCTAGGCTGACGGGGGATGGCTTCCTTCCCCCGCACACTGGCCCCACCCCACTCACTCCTTCCTGCCGTCACGCAGGAGCTGCCGGGCGATCTCCCGCTCCCGCTCCAGCTGCTGGGTGATCCTCTTCTGGTACTGCTTCAGCTTGTCCCGCTGCTGCTTCAGTTGCTGTTGGGAGAGCAGGCCTTGTGTTGGCACGGGCCCACGCAGCGCTAGACACTCGGTGGGCTACCTAGTGCCCAGGAGAGCAGGCACAGAGACTGCCAGGGACACCGTAGGGCCCCCCACAGGCCAGGCTGCCCCAGCTGCCACCCATGGAAGCGCATCCTCTGAAACAGAGCTCTCCATGGGGACCAGTTTGCCCTCCAGGGCACGTGGTGCACTCCCTGGAGACATTCCTGGCTGGCCCACTGGGGATGCCGCTGGCATCTAGGGGGTGGAGGCCCAGGATGAGGCTGGATATCCTACAAGCCCCCAGGATCCCCCCAACCCCAGACAGCAAGGAGTGTAAGCACTGGTCAGGGAGTGTGGCCACCACCTCCAAGGTGCAGGGACGACACAAAATCATTGGTGAGGGCCACCTGAGTGCCACCAGCCCAGTCCAGCAGTAGCTGGAGACGGTGCCTTCCCTTCCAGCTTCACCCACCCTGGGGATGTCAGCCATATGCCGTCAGCTCCACTACACGTGGGTGGACAACAGACAGCGCATTG
Coding sequences within it:
- the CHMP6 gene encoding charged multivesicular body protein 6: MGNLFGRKKQSRVTEQDKAILQLKQQRDKLKQYQKRITQQLEREREIARQLLRDGRKERAKLLLKKKRYREQLLDKTENQITSLETMVQSIEFTQIEMKVIEGLKIGNECLNKMHQVMSIEEVERILDETQEAVDYQRQIDELLAGSFTQEDEDAILEELDAITQEQIELPAVPSEPLPEKIPEKVPVKARPRQAELVAAS